Proteins encoded in a region of the Vicia villosa cultivar HV-30 ecotype Madison, WI linkage group LG5, Vvil1.0, whole genome shotgun sequence genome:
- the LOC131601165 gene encoding 26.5 kDa heat shock protein, mitochondrial, translating into MALARLVMKNLEQRALSSGGGSLQKQYQYKRLSDKINNNEKLVARFSSGVGDKVKSEGSSEVAVSEGNNNSKKSRLLPKRRGRRWLSRNLDRDFSPTPFGLFPPSLGNALMQATENMNKLFENMNLTPWSLTGRVRESDNHYKLKYDMPGIPKENVNITIGDGVLTIKGEHKEEKGDDDDDDDNNEYWSSYGYYNTSMVLPDDAKVDEIKAELKDGVLVVTIPRSEKVKEDVKHVNVE; encoded by the exons ATGGCTTTGGCACGTTTGGTTATGAAAAATTTAGAGCAAAGGGCATTATCATCTGGAGGAGGTTCCTTGCAGAAGCAATATCAATACAAGAGGTTGAgtgataaaattaataataatgaaaagTTGGTTGCAAGGTTTTCAAGTGGTGTTGGTGATAAGGTGAAATCTGAAGGAAGTAGTGAAGTGGCTGTCTCAGAAGGTAATAATAATAGTAAGAAGTCAAGGTTGCTACCAAAGAGGAGAGGTAGAAGATGGCTTTCTAGAAACCTTGATCGTGACTTCTCTCCTACTCCTTTTG GGTTATTTCCACCAAGTCTTGGAAATGCACTAATGCAAGCGACTGAAAACATGAACAAACTATTTGAAAACATGAATTTGACACCATGGTCGTTAACCGGACGAGTCAGAGAAAGTGACAACCATTACAAACTAAAGTATGACATGCCAGGAATTCCTAAAGAGAATGTGAACATCACAATTGGTGATGGAGTTTTAACAATAAAAGGAGAACACAAAGAAGAAaaaggtgatgatgatgatgatgatgataataatgaGTATTGGTCATCTTATGGTTATTATAATACTAGTATGGTTTTGCCTGATGATGCTAAGGTTGATGAAATTAAGGCTGAGTTGAAAGATGGTGTTTTGGTTGTTACCATTCCTAGGAGTGAGAAGGTTAAGGAAGATGTTAAGCATGTGAATGT